DNA from Micromonospora sp. M71_S20:
CACTGCTGGTCCAGCCGCTGAACATCTTCCTGGCCAGGCAGTACTTCCTGGGCCTGCCCGAGGAGATGGCCGAGGCCGGCCGGCTGGACGGCGCCTCCGAGCTGCGCATCTTCGCCAGCATCTACCTGCCGATCGCCCGGCCCATCCTGGCCACCATCGCGGTGCTGTCCTTCACCGGGGCCTGGGAGGATTTCCTGTGGCCGCTGGTCGTCGTCGCCAGCCCCGACATGCAGACCGTCCCGCTGGCGCTAAGCACCTACTCGGCCAGCGGTGTCGTGCAGTACGGCCCGCTGATGGCCGCCACGATCCTGGCCACCGTGCCGGTCCTCGTGGTGTTCGTCGCCGGGCAGCGGCACTTCGTCCAGGGCCTGGCCGCAGGCGGGGTGAAGGGTTGAGCGGCGTCGTGGCCGTGCTGCCGCTGGACGACCGGCCAGTCACCTACCGGCAGGTCGCCGAGCTGGGACAGCTGTCAGGCGCCACCGTGCTCCTGCCTCCCCGGGAGATGCTCGGACGCCGGGGCGCGGCCGGGGACCTGCCCGCACTGGTCGGATGGCTCGAGCAGACCGCCGGCCGCAGCGATGCCGTCGTGGTCAGCCTCAACCAGCTCGTCCACGGGGGATATGTGCCCTCGCGCCGGACCACCGAGACGATGGCCGACTGGCTGCCCCGCCTGCAGGTCCTGCACCGGCTGCGCGACACCCGTCCGGACCTGCGGATCTACGCCCACGCGGTGCTGATGCGGACCAAGGCCCGCAATGACGCCGGCGCGGAGCCCGCCTACTGGGCCGACCACGGTCGCCACTTCGGCGACCTATCCCGCGAGCTCTACCGGGCCGAGCACGGCCGGCCGGACCAGGTCGCCGACGCCCGCGCGGCGATCCCCGCCAAACTGATCACCGATCTGGTCCGCCGCCGCGTGCAGCTGCACCAGCTGCAGCTGCACGCGCTGTCGATGACCGCCGACGGCATCATCGACCTGCTGGCCATCACCCCCGAGGACACCACCGCCGAGTCGATGTCGACGAGCGAGCGGGAATGGCTGCAGGCGTGGATCGGCCGCTATGGCATCGCCGACCGGGCGCTGTGCTATCCAGGCGCCGACGAGGTCGGCTCGGTGCTGCTGGGCCGGGCCGTGCTGGGCGCCGCGGGCCGACCGGCGCCCACCGCGCTGGTGCTGTGCGCGGTCGACGGCGGCCTGGACCGGATCGCCGCGTATGAGGACGTGCCGGTGGGGCAGACCATCGCGGCCCAGTTGGACGCGTCGGGCCTGCGTCGGGCCTGCTCGGTGGACGAGGCTGACCTCGTCGTCGCGGTGCACCCGCCCGGCCTGCCAGAGCGCGACTGGTTCCACCCGAGCGCCGGGCAGGCCGCGGCACAGGACCGCAGGGCCGCCGCCCAGGCACTCGCCGACCAGGTTGCCGAGCTGGTCGGACACGGCCACCGGGTAGTCGTCGCCGACGTCGCTGACGCGAACGGGTCAGACCCGGCCCTGGTCGAGGCGCTGCGCGCCAGGCTGCCGCTCGACCGGCTGGCCGGATACGCGGGCTGGAACACCGCCGGCAACAGCATCGGCAGCGCGCTGGCCCAGGGCTGCGCGACGATGACCGGTGCGGACGTACCCGGCATCGCCCGCAGGCGGGTGCTGACCCGCCGGTTCCTCGACGACTGGGCATACCAGACGCAGGGCCGGGCGCTGCTGCGCCCCACCGCGACCACGCACCCGTCGGCGCTGTCGGCCGAGCCCGACGGCACCATGCTCGCCGTCGAGGCGCTGCTTGCCGAGCGGCTGGCCGAGCTACCCGGCCTGGCCGGTGCCTGCCGGCTACGTCCCGGCAGCGTCGACCTACCGTGGGGGCGATCGTTCGAAGTGGACTTCGAACTGGACACGGCGGAGGAACACGATGGCTGACAACTCATGGCGCAGACCCCGCCAGGCCGACATCGCCCGGCTCGCCGGCGTCTCACAGGCGACCGTGTCGTATGTGGTCAACGGCCGCACCGACGGCCCGGCGATTCCGGACCAGACCCGGGACCGGGTCCTGGCAGCCGCGCGTGAGCTGGGCTACGTCGCCAACCCGTCGGCCCGCAGCCTCGCCGGTGGCGCCAACCGTCTAATCGGCGTCTACACGTTCGAGTCGATGTTCCCGATGGACCACCACGACTTCTACTACCCGTTCCTCGTCGGGATCGAAGCCGAAGCCGAGGCGCAGGGCTACGACCTCGTGCTGTTCACCAGCGCCACCACCGCCGACGGTCGCAGGTCCATCTTCCGGGGGCACACCAGCCGGCTCGGCCTGGCCGACGGCTGCGTGCTGCTGGGCAAGAACGCCGACCGCGACGAACTGGTCCAGCTGCGCGACGACCGCTACCCGTTCACCTACGTCGGGCGGCGCGAGATCCCCGGCGGCAGAATCAGCTACGTCGCGGCCGACTACGCAGCAGCCACCGGCCGGGTCGTGGACCACCTGGTGAAACTCGGGCACCGGCGGCTCGCCCAGCTGGGCCCGCGCACGCCAGGCGAGTACTCCGCGGACCGGGACAGTGGCCTGCGGGAGGCGTCCGCGCGCCACGGCCTCGACGGCACCGGCCTGGACTGCCCGATCGACGACGCCGGGCCGGGCACCGACGACGTGCGCCGGCTGCTGGCCGCCGGTGCCACCGCCTTCGTCGTCCACGAACCAGCTGCGGCGCTGCGGGTCCGGGCCATCCTGGGCGAGTTGGGCCTGCGGGTGCCGGCCGACTGCTCGCTCGCGGTGCTGAACGACCCGCCGGGCGGCATCCCGGAGGCCGCCGACCTGACCTGCTTCCAGATCCCCCGCCGCGGCATGGGGTCCAGGGCGGTCCGCCTGCTGCTTAAGCAAATCAACGACCCCCGCAACGCGAAACCGCACACCGCTGTCCTTCGCTGCACGTTCGTGCCCGGCCGCACCAGCGGCCCCGCGCCCGCAGTGAGCCTGAAAGGAATGACATGACCGACTCCCACGTAGACGTCCTGGTGGTGGGCGGAGGTCTCGGCGGCGTCGCCGGCGCCCTGGCCGCACTGCGCCGAGGCGCGTCCGTCCTGCTCAGCGAAGAGTACGGCTGGCTCGGCGGGCAGCTCACCACGCAGGCGGTGCCGCCGGACGAGCACCCGTGGATCGAGTCGTTCGGGTCCAGCGCCAGCTACCGCGCGCTGCGCGACGGCATTCGCGAGCACTACCGGCGCTGGTACCCGCTACGCGCCGAGTCGGCCCGCGACCCTTACCTCAATCCTGGCGGCGGCCGCGTCAGCCGGCTGTGCGCCGAACCGGCCGTCGGCGCCGCGGTCCTCGACGCCATGCTGACGCCCTGGATCAGCGCCGGCCGGCTCACCGTGCTGCGCCACCACCGACCGGTCGCGGCGCAGACCGACGGCGACCGGGTCACCGCCGTCGTGCTGCGCGACCTGCAGACCGGCGACGAACGCGTTATCACCAGCCGGTACGTGCTGGACGCCACCGAGACCGGTGAGATGCTTCCGCTGACCGGGACCGAGTACGTCACCGGGTTCGAGTCGCAGGCGGACACCGGCGAGCCCAGCGCCCCGCGGCAGGCCCAGCCGATGAACATCCAGGCAGTGTCGGTCTGCTTCGCCGTCGAGCACCTCGCCGGCCAAAACCACACCATCGACAAACCCGCCGACTACGCGTACTGGCGTGACTTCCGGCCGGACTACTGGCCCGGCCCGCAGCTCGGCTGGACCGCCCCGCACCCGCACACCCGCGCACCGCGGACCTACGAGTTCGCTCCCAACCCCGACGACCGCCCCGGCACGATCATCGCAGACCAGAGCCGCGACCCCGGCGCCGACGAGCTGTGGACGTTCCGCCGCATCCTCGCCCGCAACCACTTCCGGCCCGGCGCGTACGCCAGCGACATCTCCATGGTCAACTGGCCGCTGATCGACTACGTCGGCGGTCCGCTGTTCGAGGTGCCGGCCGACGAGGCGGACGGGCACCTGGCCGCAGCCCGCCAGCAGAGCCTGAGCCTGCTGTTCTGGATGCAGACCGAAGCCCCTCGCCCCGACGGCGGCACCGGCTGGCCCGGACTGCGGCTGCGGCCCGACGTCATGGGCACCGCCGACGGCCTGGCGATGGCCCCGTACCACCGCGAGTCCCGTCGGATCCTCGCCCAGTACCGGGTGGTCGAACAGGATCTGGCAATGTCGGCCCGGGGCGAGGCTGGCGCGGTCGCCTATCCCGACTCGGTCGGTGTCGGTTCGTACCGCATCGACCTGCACCCCTCCACCGGCGGCGACAACTACATCGACGTCCCCGCCTGGCCGTTCCAGATCCCGCTGCGTTCGCTGGTTCCGCAACGGGTCCGCAACCTGCTCGCCGCGGCGAAGAACATCGGCACCACCCACATCACCAACGGCTGCTACCGGCTGCACCCGGTCGAGTGGGCGGCGGGAGAGGCCGCCGGCGCTCTCGCGGCCTTCTGCCTGGCCAATCGACTCGAACCGCAGCAGGTCACGGGGTCGCCCGGCAGCGTCGTCGACTTCCAGCGCAACCTAGAAAGCGACGGTATCGAGATCACCTGGCCGCAGATCCGCCCCTACTGACCACATCAGCCGCCACCGGACGGGAACCACCACATGATCCTCCCCGAAGGGCGCCTCGGCGTCCTCGTGAGCCTGCCCCACAACGACGTGACCCTCGCCGCCGCCGCACGCGACGCCGCAGCCGACGGGCTGAAGGTCCACATGAACATCCACCACAGGGCGTCCGGCACCCGCTTCGGCGACCTCGACGAAGAGGGCGAACGGCTACGCGAGATCGTGTCGCTCGGGCTCGCCACCGGGCTCGTCGTCGGCGCCGCCCGTACCGTCGACCCGGCCCAGACCCGGCGGGCCGCGCAGTTGGGCTTCGACTACTTCGACGTGTACGCCGCATACGCCAACTCGACCTACGTCGCAGACTGCAGACCGGCCACGGCGATGGCCGCGATCGGCCCGAACGACGACACCGCGACCGCGGCAGCGCTCGTCGCCCAAGGCATCGGGGCCATAGAGGTCTCCACCGTCGACCCGGCCGACTACGGGACACCCCTCTCACTGGGCACCCTCGCCAGGCTGACCGCCCTGCGCGCCGCGGTCGACGTTCCGCTCATCGTCCCCACGCAGCACAGGCTCGTACCGGCGGACCTCGCCGCGCTCGCCGCGGCCGGAGCCGACGCCGTGCTGCTCGGCGCAGTCGTCACCGGCACGACCGCCCCGGCGATCACGGCCGCCGTCGCGCAGTTTCGAACCGCCGCTCGCAGCACGGGTGTGCATGGACGGAGGCCTTCAACCGTGAGGTGACGGCGCGTCGGGTCGCTCGGCCGATCGCAAGGGAAGTCGACCGTGGCACAGTCCTCTCGGCCCCAGGGGGTCCCCGCGAGGATGATCTCTTCGGTGACGCCGCCCAGGGCTGCCAGCACCTTGACCCGGCCGGCGTTGCGAATCAGTTGGCCACCGGGATTGGGTGTCGACTCGTTGAGATAGACAACGGCGACACCGAGCATGGGAGTTGCCCCCTGGTCCTGGACACCTGAGCCTTGGATCGTTGGTCCGGGGAGATCAGGAGCCCCTGACAGATGGTGACGAAGCACTACCTCGCCGAGTTCAAGGCCGACGCGGAGGCGTTGTACCGGTCTCGGCCGGGGCCGACGATCGCGCAGATCGCCGATAATCTCGGGGTCAATCGGGAGACGTTGCGTAGTTGGGTCCGCGCCGATGATCAGCGTCGGGGTGCAGCGGCCGGGCCGTCGGCGCCGGCGGCCGGCTCGGTGGAGGATGAGAACGCCGCATTGCGGCGGCGGGTCCGCGAGTTGGAGGAGGAACGGGACATTCTGCGGAAGACGGCCCGGTATTTCGCTGGGGAGATGCGCTGGTGAAGCTTCCAGTTCGTCGCCGACCACCAGCAGCGCTACGGCGTTAAGCGGTTGTGTCAGGTCCTCGGGGTGTCCCGCTCGAGCTTCTACTACTGGCGCGCGCCGCCGAAACGCGGGCCGCGCGGGAGGCTGCGGATGCGGCTCTCGTCGGCCGGATCCGGGCGGTGCACAAAGCGCATGACGGCACCTACGGAGCGCCTCGGATCACCGCCGAACGCCGCGATGCCGGGTTGGC
Protein-coding regions in this window:
- a CDS encoding FAD-dependent oxidoreductase — translated: MTDSHVDVLVVGGGLGGVAGALAALRRGASVLLSEEYGWLGGQLTTQAVPPDEHPWIESFGSSASYRALRDGIREHYRRWYPLRAESARDPYLNPGGGRVSRLCAEPAVGAAVLDAMLTPWISAGRLTVLRHHRPVAAQTDGDRVTAVVLRDLQTGDERVITSRYVLDATETGEMLPLTGTEYVTGFESQADTGEPSAPRQAQPMNIQAVSVCFAVEHLAGQNHTIDKPADYAYWRDFRPDYWPGPQLGWTAPHPHTRAPRTYEFAPNPDDRPGTIIADQSRDPGADELWTFRRILARNHFRPGAYASDISMVNWPLIDYVGGPLFEVPADEADGHLAAARQQSLSLLFWMQTEAPRPDGGTGWPGLRLRPDVMGTADGLAMAPYHRESRRILAQYRVVEQDLAMSARGEAGAVAYPDSVGVGSYRIDLHPSTGGDNYIDVPAWPFQIPLRSLVPQRVRNLLAAAKNIGTTHITNGCYRLHPVEWAAGEAAGALAAFCLANRLEPQQVTGSPGSVVDFQRNLESDGIEITWPQIRPY
- a CDS encoding DUF4127 family protein, producing MSGVVAVLPLDDRPVTYRQVAELGQLSGATVLLPPREMLGRRGAAGDLPALVGWLEQTAGRSDAVVVSLNQLVHGGYVPSRRTTETMADWLPRLQVLHRLRDTRPDLRIYAHAVLMRTKARNDAGAEPAYWADHGRHFGDLSRELYRAEHGRPDQVADARAAIPAKLITDLVRRRVQLHQLQLHALSMTADGIIDLLAITPEDTTAESMSTSEREWLQAWIGRYGIADRALCYPGADEVGSVLLGRAVLGAAGRPAPTALVLCAVDGGLDRIAAYEDVPVGQTIAAQLDASGLRRACSVDEADLVVAVHPPGLPERDWFHPSAGQAAAQDRRAAAQALADQVAELVGHGHRVVVADVADANGSDPALVEALRARLPLDRLAGYAGWNTAGNSIGSALAQGCATMTGADVPGIARRRVLTRRFLDDWAYQTQGRALLRPTATTHPSALSAEPDGTMLAVEALLAERLAELPGLAGACRLRPGSVDLPWGRSFEVDFELDTAEEHDG
- a CDS encoding LacI family DNA-binding transcriptional regulator, with amino-acid sequence MADNSWRRPRQADIARLAGVSQATVSYVVNGRTDGPAIPDQTRDRVLAAARELGYVANPSARSLAGGANRLIGVYTFESMFPMDHHDFYYPFLVGIEAEAEAQGYDLVLFTSATTADGRRSIFRGHTSRLGLADGCVLLGKNADRDELVQLRDDRYPFTYVGRREIPGGRISYVAADYAAATGRVVDHLVKLGHRRLAQLGPRTPGEYSADRDSGLREASARHGLDGTGLDCPIDDAGPGTDDVRRLLAAGATAFVVHEPAAALRVRAILGELGLRVPADCSLAVLNDPPGGIPEAADLTCFQIPRRGMGSRAVRLLLKQINDPRNAKPHTAVLRCTFVPGRTSGPAPAVSLKGMT